A genome region from Streptomyces sp. S4.7 includes the following:
- a CDS encoding acetate--CoA ligase family protein, with protein MAFKPDKDAVGAIIEAALAQGRTSLTAPEGKAVTDAYGIPTPGEALAESADDAVAVAARLGFPVAMKIVSPEILHKTDAGGVQIGVRSAAEVRSAFTTIVSNARAYDPKARILGVQVQQMVPAGTEILIGTVTDPTFGKIVAFGLGGVLVEVLKDVTFRLAPATKDDALSMLDGIRAAEILRGVRGAEGIDRDALADLVVRVSQLAGDFPGIAEVDLNPVFASASGVMAADVRILLTDEVPVERRRYSREEILISMRRLMEPRSVAVIGASNEDGKIGNSVMRNLIDGGFAGEIYPVNPKADDILGRKAYKSVMDVPGEPDVAIFAIPAKFVASALAEVGRKNIPNAVLIPSGFAETGEHELQQEIVTIAEENGIRLLGPNIYGYYSTWQDLCATFCTPYDVKGGVALTSQSGGIGMAILGFARTTRTGVSAIVGLGNKSDLDEDDLLTWFGEDDNTDCIAMHLEDLKDGRAFVEAARATVPKKPVVVLKAGRTAAGAKAAGSHTGALAGDDAVYEDILRQSGVIRAPGLSDMLEYARGLPVLPTPKGDNVVIITGAGGSGVLLSDAIVDNGLSLMEIPPDLDEAFRAFIPPFGAAGNPVDITGGEPPSTYEATIRLGLEDPRIHSLVLGYWHTIVTPPMVFAELTARVVAEFRERGIEKPVVASLAGDVQVEAACQYLYERGVVAYPYTTEKPVEVLGAKYRWARAAGLL; from the coding sequence ATCGCGTTCAAGCCCGACAAGGATGCCGTCGGAGCGATCATCGAGGCCGCCCTGGCTCAGGGACGTACCTCCCTCACCGCACCCGAGGGCAAGGCGGTCACGGACGCCTACGGCATCCCGACACCGGGTGAAGCGCTCGCGGAGTCGGCCGACGACGCCGTGGCCGTGGCGGCGCGGCTCGGGTTCCCGGTGGCGATGAAGATCGTCTCGCCGGAGATCCTGCACAAGACGGACGCCGGCGGCGTGCAGATCGGCGTCAGGTCGGCGGCCGAGGTGCGCTCCGCGTTCACCACGATCGTGTCCAACGCGAGGGCGTACGACCCGAAGGCGCGGATCCTCGGCGTCCAGGTACAGCAGATGGTGCCCGCGGGCACCGAGATCCTGATCGGTACGGTCACCGACCCCACCTTCGGCAAGATCGTGGCCTTCGGCCTCGGCGGGGTCCTGGTGGAGGTGCTGAAGGACGTCACCTTCCGGCTCGCGCCGGCCACCAAGGACGACGCGCTGTCCATGCTGGACGGCATCCGGGCCGCCGAGATCCTGCGCGGGGTACGCGGCGCCGAGGGCATCGACCGTGACGCGCTGGCCGACCTCGTCGTCCGGGTCTCGCAGCTGGCCGGCGACTTCCCCGGTATCGCGGAGGTGGACCTCAACCCGGTCTTCGCCTCGGCGAGCGGGGTCATGGCGGCCGACGTACGGATCCTGCTGACCGACGAGGTGCCGGTCGAAAGGCGCCGGTACTCGCGCGAGGAGATCCTGATCTCCATGCGCCGGCTCATGGAGCCGCGTTCGGTGGCGGTGATCGGTGCCTCCAACGAGGACGGCAAGATCGGCAATTCGGTCATGCGCAACCTCATCGACGGAGGTTTCGCGGGCGAGATCTATCCGGTCAACCCCAAAGCCGATGACATACTCGGCCGTAAGGCGTACAAGAGCGTGATGGATGTTCCTGGTGAGCCTGACGTGGCGATATTCGCGATTCCCGCGAAGTTCGTCGCCTCCGCGCTCGCAGAGGTGGGACGCAAGAACATCCCCAACGCGGTGCTGATCCCCTCCGGTTTCGCGGAGACCGGCGAGCACGAACTCCAGCAGGAGATCGTGACGATCGCCGAGGAGAACGGGATCCGGCTGCTCGGGCCGAACATCTACGGCTACTACTCCACCTGGCAGGACCTCTGCGCCACCTTCTGCACCCCGTACGACGTCAAGGGCGGCGTGGCACTGACCTCGCAGTCCGGCGGTATCGGGATGGCGATCCTCGGCTTCGCGAGGACCACCAGGACGGGTGTGTCGGCCATCGTCGGGCTCGGCAACAAGTCGGACCTCGACGAGGACGATCTGCTGACCTGGTTCGGTGAGGACGACAACACCGACTGCATCGCGATGCATCTGGAGGACCTCAAGGACGGCCGCGCCTTCGTCGAGGCGGCGCGCGCGACCGTACCGAAGAAGCCCGTGGTGGTCCTCAAGGCCGGCCGTACTGCGGCCGGTGCCAAGGCGGCGGGCTCGCACACCGGGGCGCTGGCGGGCGACGACGCGGTGTACGAGGACATCCTGCGGCAGTCCGGCGTCATCAGGGCGCCGGGGCTGAGCGACATGCTGGAGTACGCGCGCGGGCTGCCCGTACTCCCCACCCCCAAGGGCGACAACGTCGTGATCATCACGGGCGCCGGCGGATCGGGTGTGCTGCTGTCGGACGCGATCGTCGACAACGGCCTGTCGCTGATGGAGATCCCGCCGGACCTGGACGAGGCGTTCCGCGCCTTCATCCCGCCCTTCGGGGCCGCGGGCAACCCGGTGGACATCACGGGCGGCGAACCGCCGTCGACCTACGAGGCCACGATCCGGCTCGGGTTGGAGGATCCCCGGATCCACTCCCTCGTCCTGGGCTACTGGCACACGATCGTCACCCCGCCGATGGTCTTCGCCGAGTTGACGGCGCGGGTGGTGGCCGAGTTCAGGGAGCGCGGTATCGAGAAGCCGGTGGTGGCGTCGCTCGCCGGCGACGTGCAGGTGGAGGCCGCGTGCCAGTACCTCTACGAACGGGGCGTGGTGGCGTATCCGTACACCACCGAGAAGCCGGTCGAAGTGCTCGGCGCGAAGTATCGCTGGGCGCGGGCGGCGGGGCTCCTGTGA
- the frc gene encoding formyl-CoA transferase — translation MTQAPAAPENSPDTTPQALSGVRVLDMTHVQSGPSATQILAWLGADVVKVEAPTGDITRKQLRDIPDVDSLYFTMLNCNKRSVTLNTKTERGKEILTELIRRSDVMVENFGPGAVDRMGFTWEKIQEINPKIVYASIKGFGEGPYTNFKAYEVVAQAMGGSMSTTGFEDGPPLATGSQIGDSGTGMHAVAAILAALYQRTATGRGQRVNVAMQHAVLNLCRVKLRDQQRLAHGPLAEYPNEDFGDAVPRSGNASGGGQPGWAVKCAPGGPNDYVYVIVQPVGWKPVSELIGRPELAADPDWATPEARLTKLGKMFQLIEEWTSTLPKWKVLEKLNAHNIPCGPILSTKEIIEDESLAANDMVVEVAHPQRGTFTTVGSPLKLSDSPVHITASPLLGEHNAEVYVGELGLGDEELRLLKTNGVI, via the coding sequence ATGACCCAGGCTCCAGCAGCCCCGGAGAACTCCCCCGACACCACCCCCCAGGCACTGAGCGGCGTCCGTGTCCTCGACATGACGCATGTGCAGTCCGGTCCCTCGGCCACCCAGATCCTCGCCTGGCTCGGCGCGGACGTGGTGAAGGTGGAGGCACCGACGGGAGACATCACCCGTAAGCAGCTGCGCGACATCCCCGATGTCGACTCGCTGTACTTCACGATGCTCAACTGCAACAAGCGCAGTGTCACCCTCAACACCAAGACCGAGCGCGGCAAGGAGATCCTCACCGAACTCATCCGCCGCTCGGATGTGATGGTCGAGAACTTCGGCCCCGGCGCGGTCGACCGGATGGGATTCACCTGGGAGAAGATCCAGGAGATCAACCCGAAGATCGTGTACGCCTCGATCAAGGGCTTCGGCGAAGGCCCGTACACCAACTTCAAGGCGTACGAGGTCGTCGCGCAGGCCATGGGCGGCTCGATGTCGACCACCGGCTTCGAGGACGGGCCGCCGCTGGCCACGGGCTCGCAGATCGGCGACTCCGGCACCGGCATGCACGCGGTGGCCGCCATCCTGGCCGCGCTCTACCAGCGGACCGCCACCGGGCGCGGGCAGCGCGTGAACGTCGCGATGCAGCACGCCGTGCTCAACCTCTGCCGGGTCAAGCTCCGCGACCAGCAGCGTCTCGCGCACGGCCCGCTGGCCGAGTACCCGAACGAGGACTTCGGCGACGCGGTCCCGCGCTCGGGCAACGCCAGCGGCGGCGGTCAGCCCGGCTGGGCGGTCAAGTGCGCGCCGGGCGGCCCCAACGACTATGTGTACGTGATCGTGCAGCCGGTCGGCTGGAAGCCCGTCAGCGAGCTGATCGGCCGGCCCGAACTGGCCGCGGACCCAGACTGGGCGACTCCCGAGGCCCGCCTCACCAAGCTGGGCAAGATGTTCCAGCTCATCGAGGAGTGGACCTCGACGCTCCCCAAGTGGAAGGTGCTGGAGAAGCTCAACGCCCACAACATCCCGTGCGGCCCGATCCTCTCCACCAAGGAGATCATCGAGGACGAGTCGCTCGCGGCCAACGACATGGTCGTCGAGGTCGCGCACCCGCAGCGCGGGACCTTCACCACCGTCGGAAGCCCGCTGAAGCTCTCCGACTCACCTGTCCACATCACGGCATCTCCGCTGCTCGGTGAGCACAACGCGGAGGTGTACGTCGGCGAGCTCGGTCTCGGCGACGAGGAACTGCGCCTGTTGAAGACGAACGGAGTCATCTAG
- a CDS encoding thiamine pyrophosphate-binding protein — MPDDSQELISGGHLVAKALKAEGVEVIYTLCGGHIIDIYDGCVDEGIEVVDVRHEQVAAHAADGYARITGKPGCAVVTAGPGTTDAVTGVANAFRAESPMLLIGGQGALTQHKMGSLQDLPHVDMMTPITKFAATVPDTARAADMVSMAFRECYNGAPGPSFLEIPRDVLDAKVPADKARVPKAGQYRASTRSAGDPVAIEKLADLLVHAEKPAILLGSQVWTTRATDDAIELVRTLNVPAYMNGAGRGTLPPGDPHHFQLSRRYAFTNADLIIIVGTPFDFRMGYGKRLSPDATVVQIDLDYRTVGKNRDIDLGIVGDAGLILKSVTEAASGRINGGSVKRKAWLEELRAAEQTAVEKRLPNLRKDSSPIHPYRLVSEINDFLTEDSIYIGDGGDIVTFSGQVVQPKSPGHWMDPGPLGTLGVGVPFVLAAKKARPDKEVVALFGDGAFSLTGWDFETLVRYNLPFVGIIGNNSSMNQIRYGQKAKYGDERERVGNTLGDVHYDKFAQMLGGYGEEVRDPADIAPALRRARESGLPSLINVWVDPDAYAPGTMNQTMYK; from the coding sequence ATGCCCGACGACAGCCAGGAACTCATCTCCGGTGGTCATCTGGTCGCCAAGGCACTCAAGGCAGAAGGTGTCGAGGTCATCTACACCCTCTGCGGCGGCCACATCATCGACATCTACGACGGCTGCGTCGACGAGGGCATCGAAGTCGTCGACGTACGCCACGAGCAGGTCGCCGCTCACGCGGCCGACGGTTACGCGCGCATCACCGGCAAGCCCGGCTGCGCCGTCGTCACCGCCGGACCGGGCACGACCGATGCCGTCACCGGTGTCGCCAACGCGTTCCGTGCCGAGTCACCCATGCTGCTCATCGGCGGCCAGGGCGCGCTCACCCAGCACAAGATGGGTTCGCTCCAGGACCTGCCGCACGTGGACATGATGACGCCGATCACCAAATTCGCGGCGACCGTCCCCGACACGGCCCGCGCGGCCGACATGGTCTCCATGGCCTTCCGTGAGTGCTACAACGGCGCTCCCGGCCCGTCCTTCCTGGAGATTCCGCGCGATGTCCTCGACGCGAAGGTCCCGGCCGACAAAGCACGCGTACCCAAGGCCGGCCAGTACCGGGCCTCGACCCGTTCGGCCGGTGACCCCGTGGCCATCGAGAAGCTCGCCGATCTGCTCGTCCACGCCGAGAAGCCGGCGATCCTGCTCGGCAGTCAGGTGTGGACGACGCGGGCCACGGACGACGCCATCGAGCTCGTACGGACGCTGAACGTCCCCGCCTACATGAACGGCGCGGGGCGAGGCACGCTGCCTCCCGGCGACCCGCACCACTTCCAGCTCTCCCGGCGCTACGCCTTCACCAACGCCGACCTCATCATCATCGTCGGCACCCCCTTCGACTTCCGGATGGGATACGGCAAGCGGCTCTCGCCGGACGCCACGGTGGTCCAGATCGACCTCGACTACCGGACGGTCGGCAAGAACCGCGACATCGACCTCGGCATCGTCGGTGACGCCGGTCTGATCCTGAAGTCGGTCACCGAGGCGGCGAGCGGCCGGATCAACGGCGGCTCCGTCAAGCGCAAGGCATGGCTGGAGGAGCTGCGTGCCGCCGAGCAGACCGCCGTCGAGAAGCGGCTGCCGAACCTGCGCAAGGACAGCTCGCCGATCCACCCCTACCGCCTGGTCAGCGAGATCAACGACTTCCTCACCGAGGACTCGATCTACATCGGCGACGGCGGCGACATCGTCACCTTCTCCGGCCAGGTCGTACAGCCCAAGTCGCCGGGCCACTGGATGGACCCGGGCCCGCTCGGCACGCTCGGCGTCGGCGTCCCCTTCGTCCTCGCGGCGAAGAAGGCACGGCCCGACAAGGAGGTCGTGGCGCTCTTCGGCGACGGAGCCTTCTCCCTGACGGGCTGGGACTTCGAGACGCTGGTGCGCTACAACCTGCCGTTCGTCGGCATCATCGGCAACAACTCGTCGATGAACCAGATCCGTTACGGCCAGAAGGCCAAGTACGGCGACGAACGCGAGCGGGTCGGCAACACCCTCGGCGACGTCCACTACGACAAGTTCGCCCAGATGCTGGGCGGTTACGGCGAAGAGGTCAGGGACCCGGCCGACATCGCGCCCGCGCTCCGGCGGGCCCGCGAGTCCGGACTGCCCTCGCTGATCAACGTCTGGGTCGACCCCGACGCGTACGCCCCCGGAACCATGAACCAGACCATGTACAAGTAA
- the sucC gene encoding ADP-forming succinate--CoA ligase subunit beta — MDLYEHQARDLFAEYGIAVPEAETVEFARQAALAAERLGGRVVVKAQVKTGGRGKAGGVKLAADPAAAELTARQILGMDIKGHTVAKVMLAQPVDIETEFYVSYVLDRAAGTFLAIASAEGGMDIEEVAATRPEAVARIPVDPAEGVTAAKAAEIAAAASLPAGTAPVLESLWQVLIREDALLVEVNPLVRTTDGRILALDGKVTLDDNARFRQSRWGDEQQDPGADPLEAAAAAKGLNYVKLDGEVGIIGNGAGLVMSTLDVVAGCGARPANFLDIGGGASAQVMADGLSVILSDPDVKSVFVNVFGGITACDAVADGIVQALETVRLTKPLVVRLDGNNAARGRAILADRAHPLVEQVTTMDGAARQSAVLVNAG, encoded by the coding sequence ATGGATCTGTACGAGCACCAAGCCAGGGACCTGTTCGCGGAGTACGGCATCGCCGTGCCGGAGGCCGAAACAGTCGAGTTCGCGAGGCAGGCCGCGCTCGCGGCGGAACGGCTCGGCGGCCGGGTCGTCGTCAAGGCACAGGTGAAGACCGGAGGCCGGGGCAAGGCCGGCGGGGTGAAGCTCGCGGCCGATCCGGCCGCGGCGGAGCTGACCGCTCGCCAGATCCTCGGGATGGACATCAAGGGCCACACCGTCGCCAAGGTGATGCTGGCCCAACCGGTCGACATCGAGACCGAGTTCTACGTCAGCTATGTGCTCGACCGCGCCGCGGGGACCTTCCTCGCGATCGCGTCCGCCGAGGGCGGCATGGACATCGAGGAGGTGGCCGCCACCCGCCCCGAGGCGGTGGCACGGATCCCCGTCGACCCGGCGGAGGGCGTCACCGCGGCCAAGGCCGCGGAGATCGCGGCGGCGGCGTCGCTGCCGGCCGGGACCGCCCCCGTACTCGAATCCCTCTGGCAGGTCCTGATCAGGGAGGACGCCCTGCTGGTCGAGGTCAACCCCCTCGTCAGGACCACGGACGGCCGCATCCTCGCCCTCGACGGGAAGGTGACCCTGGACGACAACGCCCGGTTCCGCCAGAGTCGTTGGGGCGACGAACAGCAGGACCCGGGCGCCGACCCGCTGGAGGCCGCGGCGGCGGCCAAGGGCCTCAACTACGTCAAGCTCGACGGCGAGGTCGGCATCATCGGCAACGGCGCGGGGCTCGTCATGTCGACCCTCGACGTCGTCGCCGGCTGCGGCGCCCGGCCCGCCAACTTCCTCGACATCGGGGGCGGCGCCTCGGCCCAGGTCATGGCCGACGGACTCTCCGTCATCCTGTCCGACCCCGACGTGAAGTCCGTGTTCGTCAACGTCTTCGGTGGGATCACCGCCTGCGACGCCGTCGCCGACGGCATCGTCCAGGCCCTGGAGACCGTCCGGTTGACCAAACCGCTCGTCGTACGCCTCGACGGCAACAACGCCGCCCGGGGCCGCGCCATCCTCGCCGACCGCGCGCATCCGCTCGTGGAGCAGGTCACGACCATGGACGGCGCCGCGCGCCAGTCCGCCGTACTCGTGAACGCCGGATAG
- the sucD gene encoding succinate--CoA ligase subunit alpha, whose amino-acid sequence MAIFLTKESKVLVQGMTGAEGMKHTRRMLEAGTDVVGGVNPRKAGKSVDFDGRAVPVFGSVADGIAATGADVTVVFVPPPFAKAAVVEAVDAGIGLAVVITEGIPVHDAVVFQAYAEKSETRIIGPNCPGLISPGQSNAGIIPADIATKPGRIGLVSKSGTLTYQLMYELREIGFSSAVGIGGDPVVGTTHIDCLAAFEADPDTELIVLIGEIGGDAEERAAAYIADHVTKPVVGYIAGFTAPEGKTMGHAGAIVSGSSGTAEAKKKALEAAGVRVGSTPSETARLVLDRVAVTA is encoded by the coding sequence ATGGCGATTTTCCTGACCAAGGAGAGCAAGGTCCTCGTCCAGGGCATGACCGGTGCCGAGGGCATGAAGCACACCCGCCGGATGCTGGAGGCGGGCACCGATGTCGTCGGCGGCGTCAACCCGCGCAAGGCCGGCAAGAGCGTCGACTTCGACGGCCGGGCGGTCCCCGTCTTCGGCTCCGTGGCCGACGGCATCGCGGCGACCGGCGCGGACGTCACCGTCGTCTTCGTGCCGCCGCCGTTCGCGAAGGCCGCGGTCGTGGAGGCCGTCGACGCGGGCATCGGCCTCGCCGTCGTGATCACCGAGGGCATCCCCGTCCATGACGCGGTCGTCTTCCAGGCGTACGCTGAGAAGAGCGAGACCCGGATCATCGGGCCCAACTGCCCCGGGCTCATCAGTCCCGGACAGTCGAACGCCGGAATCATCCCGGCCGACATCGCGACCAAGCCCGGCAGGATCGGGCTGGTCTCCAAGTCGGGCACGCTGACGTACCAGTTGATGTACGAGCTGCGCGAGATCGGCTTCTCTTCGGCGGTCGGCATCGGGGGCGACCCCGTCGTCGGTACGACGCACATCGACTGTCTCGCCGCCTTCGAGGCCGACCCGGACACCGAACTCATCGTCCTCATCGGCGAGATCGGCGGCGACGCGGAGGAGCGCGCGGCGGCGTACATCGCCGACCACGTGACCAAACCGGTCGTCGGCTACATCGCCGGCTTCACCGCGCCCGAGGGCAAGACGATGGGCCACGCCGGGGCGATCGTCTCGGGCTCGTCGGGCACCGCGGAGGCGAAGAAGAAGGCGCTCGAAGCGGCGGGCGTACGTGTCGGCTCGACGCCGTCGGAGACGGCGCGTCTGGTGCTCGACCGCGTCGCGGTCACGGCCTGA
- a CDS encoding aldehyde dehydrogenase family protein, with amino-acid sequence MAPTLIPKPGTAWSDAWQHSLAVAPEAFRDDHVLNLWGASWQSGGRTLPAYSPVDGSPIAGPPRLDAESAQRAVRASLDQHRAWRHVPLSERRARVLATLDALTEHRELLALLLVWEIGKPWRLAQADVDRAIDGVRWYVDGVEPMLEGRGPLPGPVSNIASWNYPMSVLVHAMLVQALAGNAVIAKAPTDGGVACLTLASALAVREGLPITLVSGSGGELSEALVRSPEIGCVSFVGGRDTGARIATTVADLGKRHILEQEGLNTWGIWNHTDWDALTAVIPKLFDYGKQRCTAYPRFVVQRSLFADFLGAYLPAVRSIRLGHPLAVEHPDDPLPELDFGPLINAAKAKELGDQVAEAIDRGAVPLHHGSLDDGRFLPGQDTSAYFAPVTLLGPPPSSPLHHAEPFGPVDTIVLVDTEAELLAAMNASNGALVATLATDDQETYARLSPQIRAFKVGNGRPRSRGDREELFGGFGSSWRGAFVGGELLVKAVTNGPDGERPPGNFPEYHLMP; translated from the coding sequence ATGGCACCCACCCTCATCCCGAAGCCGGGCACAGCCTGGTCCGACGCCTGGCAGCACTCTCTCGCCGTCGCGCCCGAAGCCTTCCGGGACGACCACGTCCTCAACCTCTGGGGCGCCTCCTGGCAGTCCGGCGGCCGTACCCTCCCCGCCTACAGCCCGGTCGACGGCAGCCCGATCGCCGGGCCGCCCCGGCTCGACGCCGAGAGCGCCCAGCGTGCCGTCCGCGCCTCGCTCGACCAGCACCGGGCCTGGCGGCACGTCCCGCTGTCCGAGCGCCGCGCCCGCGTCTTGGCCACCCTCGACGCCCTGACCGAGCACCGCGAACTGCTCGCCCTTCTCCTCGTCTGGGAGATCGGCAAGCCCTGGCGCCTCGCCCAGGCCGACGTCGACCGCGCGATCGACGGCGTGCGCTGGTACGTGGACGGCGTCGAACCCATGCTGGAGGGGCGCGGCCCGCTGCCGGGCCCGGTCTCCAACATCGCCAGCTGGAACTACCCGATGTCCGTCCTCGTCCACGCCATGCTCGTCCAGGCGCTGGCCGGCAACGCGGTCATCGCGAAGGCGCCCACCGACGGCGGCGTCGCCTGTCTCACCCTGGCCTCCGCCCTCGCCGTCCGCGAGGGACTGCCGATCACGCTGGTCAGCGGCAGCGGCGGCGAGCTGTCCGAGGCTCTCGTCCGCTCCCCGGAGATCGGCTGCGTCTCCTTCGTAGGAGGCCGCGACACCGGCGCCCGGATCGCCACCACCGTCGCCGACCTCGGCAAGCGCCACATCCTCGAACAGGAGGGCCTCAACACCTGGGGTATCTGGAACCACACCGACTGGGACGCGCTCACCGCCGTCATCCCCAAGCTGTTCGACTACGGAAAGCAACGGTGCACCGCGTACCCGCGCTTCGTCGTCCAGCGCTCGCTGTTCGCGGACTTCCTCGGGGCCTATCTGCCCGCCGTACGCTCCATCCGGCTGGGTCACCCGCTGGCCGTCGAGCACCCCGACGACCCGCTGCCCGAACTGGACTTCGGCCCGCTCATCAACGCGGCCAAGGCCAAGGAACTGGGCGACCAGGTGGCCGAGGCCATCGACCGCGGCGCCGTCCCCCTCCACCACGGATCGCTCGACGACGGGCGCTTCCTGCCCGGTCAGGACACCTCCGCCTACTTCGCGCCGGTCACACTGCTGGGCCCGCCGCCGTCCTCGCCGCTGCACCACGCGGAGCCCTTCGGCCCGGTCGACACGATCGTCCTGGTCGACACCGAGGCGGAACTCCTCGCGGCCATGAACGCCTCCAACGGGGCGCTGGTCGCGACGCTGGCGACCGACGACCAGGAGACCTACGCGCGCCTCTCACCCCAGATCCGCGCGTTCAAGGTCGGCAACGGCCGACCGCGCTCGCGCGGCGACCGCGAGGAGCTGTTCGGCGGCTTCGGCTCCTCCTGGCGGGGCGCCTTCGTCGGCGGCGAACTGCTCGTCAAGGCGGTCACGAACGGACCGGACGGGGAGCGCCCGCCGGGCAACTTCCCGGAGTACCACCTGATGCCGTGA
- a CDS encoding helix-turn-helix transcriptional regulator, whose amino-acid sequence MNSNDLANLAHLRRARDLIDREYARPLDVPTMARHALMSPAHFSRQFRAAYGETPYSYLMTRRIERAMALLRAGTSVTDACMAVGCTSLGSFSSRFTEILGETPSAYAAREHGAVMAMPECVARVRTRPTREAPSRIREAGGKAAA is encoded by the coding sequence ATGAACTCGAACGATCTCGCCAACCTCGCGCACCTCCGGCGAGCCCGAGATCTGATCGACCGAGAGTACGCGCGCCCGCTCGACGTGCCCACGATGGCCCGCCACGCGCTGATGTCCCCCGCCCACTTCTCCCGGCAGTTCCGCGCGGCCTACGGCGAGACGCCGTACAGCTACCTCATGACCCGCCGTATCGAGCGGGCCATGGCGCTGCTGCGCGCGGGCACGAGCGTGACCGACGCGTGCATGGCGGTGGGCTGTACGTCGCTCGGCTCGTTCAGCTCGCGCTTCACCGAGATCCTGGGCGAGACGCCGAGCGCGTACGCCGCCCGCGAGCACGGCGCCGTCATGGCGATGCCCGAGTGCGTGGCGAGGGTGCGCACCCGGCCGACCAGGGAGGCACCGAGCAGGATTCGAGAAGCGGGCGGCAAGGCCGCGGCCTAG
- a CDS encoding VOC family protein produces MTIALQYCHITVNDPDEALAFYRDALGFEMRNDVSSGDFRWVTLGSPTQPGLELVLSEPHAGRSQADGDALQELLTKGVLTQLIFRTDDLDAIFEKLRASGAEVLQEPMDQPWGPRDCAFRDPSGNLVRISQEPKA; encoded by the coding sequence ATGACCATCGCACTCCAGTACTGCCACATCACCGTCAATGATCCCGACGAGGCGCTCGCCTTCTACCGCGACGCGCTCGGCTTCGAGATGCGCAACGACGTCTCCTCGGGCGACTTCCGCTGGGTCACCCTCGGCAGCCCGACCCAGCCCGGCCTTGAGCTGGTCCTCTCGGAACCGCACGCCGGCCGCTCCCAGGCCGACGGCGACGCCCTCCAGGAACTGCTCACCAAGGGCGTCCTGACCCAGCTCATCTTCCGCACCGACGACCTCGACGCGATCTTCGAGAAGCTGCGGGCGTCGGGCGCCGAGGTGCTCCAGGAGCCCATGGACCAGCCGTGGGGCCCCCGGGACTGCGCGTTCCGCGACCCCTCGGGCAACCTGGTGCGGATCTCCCAGGAACCGAAGGCGTAG